From a single Acidobacteriota bacterium genomic region:
- the ribD gene encoding bifunctional diaminohydroxyphosphoribosylaminopyrimidine deaminase/5-amino-6-(5-phosphoribosylamino)uracil reductase RibD, giving the protein MNEYTEKDLEHMRRTLELSRAGIGLVSPNPLVGCVVVSESGEVIGEGTYIKSDVTHAEVIALMKAGANAAGGTAYVSLEPHDHHGKTRPCTEALINAGISRVVCPIEDPNPLVSGKGFDHLRSAGVEVVTGILAEEAARINEKFICWHRNGRPFIHLKLAMSLDGRISLKNSVSTALSGEAAQHRVHELRHEHDAIMVGATTASVDDPLLTDRSGKPRLRPLARVVLDNSLRLPTSSKLATTTEEAPTFVLTNCIDPERVSPLHEKGVDVILLEGGARNLVGVLDELKRREIQSILVEGGTAVAGAFIDAKLVDKVTFIFAPLVIGGSEAPNAVGGRGAESLAEALKLRNVTIARLGDDIEITGYPS; this is encoded by the coding sequence TTGAACGAATATACGGAAAAAGATCTTGAGCATATGCGGCGGACCCTTGAGCTCTCGCGTGCCGGAATTGGGCTTGTTTCGCCAAACCCGTTGGTAGGTTGCGTTGTCGTTTCAGAAAGCGGCGAAGTGATCGGCGAAGGCACGTACATCAAGAGCGACGTCACGCACGCCGAAGTTATCGCATTGATGAAGGCCGGAGCAAATGCGGCCGGCGGCACGGCTTACGTTTCGCTGGAACCGCACGATCATCACGGTAAAACGCGGCCATGCACCGAAGCGCTCATCAATGCCGGGATTTCGCGCGTCGTTTGTCCGATCGAGGATCCGAATCCGCTTGTTTCAGGAAAGGGTTTTGATCATCTTCGATCGGCTGGCGTCGAGGTTGTGACGGGAATTCTCGCCGAAGAGGCCGCTCGCATTAACGAAAAGTTCATCTGCTGGCACAGGAACGGAAGGCCGTTCATTCACCTAAAGCTCGCGATGTCTCTTGATGGCCGCATCTCGCTCAAGAACAGCGTCTCGACCGCACTTTCGGGCGAAGCTGCCCAGCACCGAGTTCACGAACTCCGGCACGAGCACGATGCGATAATGGTTGGAGCAACGACCGCCTCCGTCGATGACCCGTTGTTGACCGACCGCAGCGGAAAGCCTCGGCTCCGGCCGCTCGCTCGTGTGGTTTTGGACAATAGCCTTAGACTGCCGACGAGTTCGAAGCTCGCAACAACCACCGAAGAAGCTCCGACCTTCGTTCTGACCAACTGCATCGATCCGGAACGCGTCAGTCCGCTTCACGAAAAGGGTGTTGACGTAATACTGCTCGAGGGTGGAGCGAGGAATCTTGTAGGTGTACTTGATGAACTGAAACGTCGCGAGATCCAAAGCATTTTGGTCGAGGGCGGTACGGCGGTTGCCGGGGCGTTCATCGATGCAAAGCTGGTCGATAAGGTGACGTTCATCTTCGCTCCGCTGGTGATCGGCGGAAGCGAAGCACCGAATGCGGTCGGCGGCCGCGGTGCTGAATCACTTGCTGAAGCCCTGAAGCTCCGAAACGTCACCATCGCCCGCCTGGGCGATGACATCGAGATCACCGGCTACCCGAGCTAA
- a CDS encoding DUF1501 domain-containing protein, which translates to MTISRRRFLAHAGAGLTMAGLVSGPQPFGLMSALAQAPEGKEPQDYRALVCIYFNGGNDGNNTIVPLHSDQSVSGYDHYFQARGTRGLALPQKSLLPIAVPRIGGSAYGLHPALGTVANGLNPGLHPLWDTGKMAVVSGVGPLIMPITRAQFQADPTVRPRNLFSHTDQTQQHHNSRADAVMLSGWGGRIADKMTLGSNPDRLVPTVSSIVGPRLFTVGENEQPLSLGPAPTPLSSIFSLTGYNGTPIANARLAALETQILLEKGQDLVEASNNIQSEALRISRTLNSANEVSVTFPATEFGNQLKQIARMIKARSSLRVNRQVFYCSLDGFDTHNGQLLGQQGLLTHFSQASRAFYDEMTAQGIEDKVTQFTLTDFNRTFDPAGTGANVGSDHGWANHQFVIGGAVTASDFYGINASNGTPFPTLVNNGPDDADFGTGARGRWIPTASVEQYAGTLARWFGLSEADMPFVFPNIGNFPVTDLGFMTNA; encoded by the coding sequence ATGACAATTTCCAGAAGACGATTTCTAGCACATGCCGGTGCGGGCCTTACGATGGCCGGGCTTGTCTCGGGCCCGCAGCCTTTCGGACTGATGAGTGCTCTTGCCCAAGCCCCGGAGGGCAAAGAGCCGCAGGATTACCGAGCCCTCGTTTGTATCTATTTCAATGGCGGAAATGACGGAAACAATACCATCGTGCCGCTCCATTCGGATCAATCCGTCAGCGGCTATGATCACTATTTTCAGGCTCGCGGCACACGCGGTCTCGCTCTGCCGCAGAAATCTTTGCTTCCGATAGCGGTACCGCGGATCGGCGGATCGGCTTACGGGCTTCATCCGGCATTGGGAACTGTTGCAAACGGACTGAACCCCGGGCTTCATCCGCTCTGGGATACGGGTAAGATGGCGGTTGTAAGCGGCGTCGGGCCACTGATTATGCCTATCACCCGTGCTCAGTTTCAGGCAGACCCAACCGTCAGGCCGCGAAACCTTTTCTCACACACGGACCAAACTCAGCAGCACCACAATTCGCGGGCGGATGCAGTAATGCTCAGCGGCTGGGGAGGACGCATTGCCGACAAAATGACACTCGGCTCGAACCCTGACCGCCTTGTTCCAACCGTTTCCTCGATAGTCGGGCCGCGTCTTTTCACGGTTGGCGAGAATGAGCAGCCGCTGTCGCTCGGCCCCGCACCGACACCGCTTAGCTCGATCTTTTCACTGACGGGCTATAACGGTACACCCATCGCTAATGCACGGCTTGCTGCTCTTGAGACACAAATACTCCTTGAGAAAGGTCAAGACCTTGTGGAGGCTTCGAACAATATTCAGAGCGAAGCTCTGCGGATCAGCCGGACACTGAACTCTGCGAATGAGGTAAGTGTCACCTTCCCGGCCACGGAATTTGGTAATCAACTAAAGCAGATCGCAAGAATGATAAAGGCCCGCAGTTCGCTCAGGGTAAATCGACAGGTCTTTTATTGTTCGCTTGATGGTTTTGATACACACAACGGCCAGCTGCTTGGGCAGCAGGGTTTGCTTACACATTTCAGCCAAGCCTCGCGGGCCTTCTATGATGAGATGACCGCACAAGGCATTGAAGACAAGGTTACGCAGTTTACGCTTACGGATTTCAACCGCACATTCGATCCCGCCGGAACCGGTGCGAACGTCGGCAGCGACCATGGTTGGGCAAATCACCAGTTCGTCATCGGCGGTGCGGTAACCGCGTCGGACTTTTACGGGATCAACGCGTCGAACGGCACACCGTTCCCGACCCTGGTCAACAACGGCCCGGACGACGCCGATTTCGGCACCGGTGCTAGAGGACGGTGGATCCCGACGGCCTCCGTCGAGCAATACGCGGGAACGCTTGCCCGCTGGTTTGGTCTGAGTGAAGCGGATATGCCATTTGTCTTCCCGAATATCGGCAACTTCCCTGTCACCGATCTAGGGTTCATGACGAACGCTTAA
- the ftsY gene encoding signal recognition particle-docking protein FtsY — protein MAFWRRKKEDPFSTSVLGLDKSIEELKAQEEAIEKELGVRFSKAIAKTRDSLNDRLDAVFEGRKQIDEGLLDELEEMLISTDIGVNTTMQVLEAVRKGVSRKEISDIDALKATMKNELLGILGHSTGGIASETTVDLAIRPYVLMVVGVNGVGKTTTIGKLSQRIKNEGNEVLICAADTFRAAASDQLEIWAGRAGVPIIQQKQGTDPAAVLFDALQAAKSRSADVLIVDTAGRLHNKANLMAELEKMKRIAAREVEGAPHETLLVIDAVTGQNGLEQARQFTKVANVTGIVLTKLDGTAKGGIAVAISKELNLPIRYVGIGEQVDDLMVFDAERYVNSLFN, from the coding sequence ATGGCATTTTGGCGCAGGAAAAAGGAAGACCCTTTCTCGACATCGGTACTCGGGCTCGATAAATCCATTGAGGAATTAAAGGCCCAGGAAGAGGCGATCGAAAAGGAACTCGGCGTTCGTTTTTCGAAGGCGATCGCAAAGACGCGGGACTCGCTCAATGACCGGCTCGACGCCGTTTTTGAGGGTCGAAAGCAGATCGACGAAGGGCTTTTGGACGAGCTCGAAGAGATGCTGATCTCAACCGACATCGGCGTAAACACGACGATGCAGGTGCTGGAAGCGGTCAGAAAAGGCGTTTCGCGTAAAGAGATCAGCGACATCGATGCTCTCAAGGCGACGATGAAGAACGAATTGCTCGGGATACTTGGGCATTCGACCGGCGGAATCGCCTCTGAAACGACGGTGGATCTCGCGATCCGGCCGTACGTTCTGATGGTTGTTGGTGTTAATGGTGTCGGCAAGACCACAACGATAGGCAAACTCTCGCAGCGGATAAAGAACGAAGGAAACGAGGTGCTCATTTGCGCTGCCGATACGTTCAGGGCGGCGGCTTCGGATCAGCTTGAGATCTGGGCCGGGCGGGCCGGCGTGCCGATAATACAGCAGAAGCAGGGAACGGACCCGGCGGCGGTGCTTTTTGACGCATTGCAGGCGGCGAAATCGCGTTCGGCAGACGTGCTGATAGTCGATACCGCCGGACGGCTTCACAACAAAGCAAATCTGATGGCTGAGCTCGAGAAAATGAAGCGCATTGCTGCACGCGAGGTCGAGGGAGCTCCACATGAGACGCTGCTTGTGATCGACGCGGTAACGGGACAGAACGGGCTTGAGCAGGCCCGGCAGTTTACGAAGGTCGCGAATGTCACCGGTATCGTGCTCACAAAGCTCGACGGCACCGCAAAAGGCGGAATTGCGGTCGCGATCTCAAAAGAGCTTAACCTCCCGATACGCTACGTCGGAATCGGCGAGCAGGTCGATGACCTGATGGTTTTCGACGCAGAGCGTTATGTAAACAGCCTTTTCAATTAG
- a CDS encoding protein kinase — MAPIIKRVENSDWQRIEETFHAALEVPATERSSLIERLLADAPGLIPEVEKLLRSESSSEQFIEASVWTDSRFLSTNAKKEISNSMSDAPPADPTSNLHGRRIGVFRLAGELGRGGMGSVYLGERADGEFEQKVAVKLIRKGMDSDFIIRRFRHERQILASFDHPYIARLLDGGTTEEGLPYFVMEYVDGETLYNYCDSRTLSIEERLRIFLQICSAVEYAHGRQIIHRDIKPGNVLINKAGVPKLLDFGIAKILDPELIHESVNPTASMLRMMTPDYSSPEQVQGEEVTPASDIYSLGVLLYEVLTGHKPYSFSGRALHEVSRVICEVMPELPSNALQIDETLLTRYNGDIGRAAATRKTTIDQLRETLRNGLDDILMKALAKRPEDRYASAADLAADIERSLSGSEVSAPKYTPKRLSETTSFLRRAEATRSIAVLPFKFINLGPASDTDHSFLGLGLADAMITRLSKVRRLTVRPTSSILAFSQEQPDPVKAGEALGVEFIIDGSIKQAGDRLRVNVQLLSIADNATIWATSIDETLSDVLTLEDTISIRVLEAILPQISGAEFEELAKRGTENPEAFENYLRGRYHFNSFTEEGFAQAFVSFHKAIAADPNYALAYTGIADYYAWLGIIGVLPPNECFQPGIAAAQKAVELDPQLSEANATLGFCLHAGNLDWSKAETYLLKALELNPANAKAHVWYSIVLFTEGRFSEALQFAERGAELDPLTPFNHHNIAWGLYYSRRFSEARTRYEKVVRDFPGYGLGHYGLSKVLRALDEPRRAIEEIEKAIALMGDGLFAKTANVEALAVAGRDDEACEAAGELEELAGKRYVSPYQMALGYVELGEHEKAIEKLREALDSREAWLNWLGVEPAFDPIRSDPRFDEILEGTGYRMLFKRFSESGYRLGHDTDGSLSRNEEKTTLVISDGPDTAGMDTARAKIGGFPSKIAAALAGLLILAGIGYFVLPVFFGSSLRGASERPFTTPTIVVLPFRTVQDDKFNLGVGLADALTHKLGNIKGLQVISANTARTMNEDDLTAITSTGANFFVKGELSVQNGVSTLRAEMINTASGSSVLQETFAADETGLFSLQTELAERIWATLRIEPLALERYQVEKSYTENPEAYEFYLIGRYQLTRRSATDLRQAITTFGQSLAKDGNFALAYVGMAEAYLLLKLYDTKAPADSYEKAREYVDRALSIDDGLAEAHSADAYLKFYAARDRQGAELAYRRAIQLNPSLSQAHHWFALFLSATGKHVEAAQEIENARKLDPRSPAVRSASAMASFCAGNYEGAIRETNSVLTEEPSFIPALKVKRWTASAMNDIPLAQAVFRKEINYGNGDLGDPSWLLIELQTRDPQVDREASIQTLSEVAANTAIAGNAYAFAYEEALAFMHYGVADKALDALERAESASSHGINFLEVDPRFDAIRNEARFQRLLNKLKSPAEK; from the coding sequence ATGGCGCCTATAATAAAACGCGTGGAGAACAGCGACTGGCAACGAATAGAGGAGACGTTTCATGCGGCACTTGAAGTGCCCGCAACTGAGCGTTCGTCCCTTATCGAGCGCCTGCTTGCCGACGCTCCGGGGCTCATCCCGGAGGTCGAGAAACTTCTTCGCAGTGAATCTTCCTCTGAGCAGTTTATTGAGGCCTCAGTCTGGACCGACAGCCGATTTCTCTCCACAAATGCAAAGAAGGAGATCTCAAATTCGATGTCTGACGCCCCGCCCGCGGACCCGACATCAAACCTCCACGGGCGAAGGATCGGAGTCTTTCGTCTTGCAGGTGAGCTTGGCCGCGGCGGCATGGGCTCGGTCTATCTAGGGGAAAGGGCGGACGGCGAATTTGAGCAAAAGGTGGCGGTAAAGCTGATCAGGAAGGGGATGGATTCTGACTTCATCATCCGGAGATTTCGGCATGAAAGGCAGATCCTCGCTTCATTTGATCACCCTTACATCGCCAGATTGCTCGACGGCGGAACCACCGAAGAGGGGCTTCCATACTTCGTAATGGAGTATGTAGATGGCGAAACCCTCTACAATTATTGTGATTCGAGAACGCTATCCATTGAAGAGCGTCTTCGCATTTTTCTTCAGATTTGCTCAGCAGTAGAGTATGCCCACGGCCGCCAGATAATTCACCGCGATATCAAGCCTGGCAATGTGTTGATCAACAAAGCCGGCGTTCCAAAGCTGCTCGATTTCGGCATCGCCAAAATACTCGACCCCGAGCTTATCCATGAATCGGTGAACCCTACCGCCTCGATGCTAAGGATGATGACGCCTGACTACTCGAGCCCAGAGCAAGTGCAGGGCGAGGAGGTCACGCCGGCAAGCGATATATATTCCCTCGGGGTTCTGCTTTACGAAGTTTTGACCGGTCACAAGCCTTACAGCTTTTCCGGCCGTGCACTGCATGAGGTCAGCCGTGTCATATGCGAAGTGATGCCGGAGCTTCCCAGCAACGCACTGCAGATAGACGAGACGCTCCTGACCCGATACAACGGCGATATCGGACGCGCGGCCGCTACCCGTAAAACGACCATCGATCAACTTCGCGAGACGTTGCGAAACGGCCTCGACGACATTTTGATGAAGGCCTTGGCGAAAAGGCCCGAAGATCGTTATGCGAGTGCAGCCGACCTTGCCGCTGACATCGAGCGTTCGCTCTCAGGATCCGAGGTCAGTGCCCCGAAATACACGCCAAAGAGGCTCTCCGAGACGACTTCGTTTCTGCGGCGGGCCGAGGCAACGAGGTCGATCGCTGTTCTGCCATTCAAGTTCATAAACCTCGGCCCGGCAAGCGATACCGACCACAGCTTTCTAGGGCTTGGGCTCGCCGATGCAATGATCACCCGCCTCAGCAAGGTCCGCCGGCTCACTGTGCGGCCGACGAGTTCGATCCTCGCTTTCAGCCAAGAGCAGCCTGACCCTGTAAAGGCCGGCGAAGCTCTCGGGGTTGAGTTCATCATCGACGGGAGCATCAAGCAGGCAGGCGACCGTTTGCGGGTCAATGTCCAACTACTCAGCATCGCCGATAATGCGACCATTTGGGCGACCTCGATCGACGAGACCCTTTCGGACGTGCTCACTCTTGAGGATACGATCTCGATCAGGGTTCTGGAGGCGATTTTACCGCAGATCAGCGGAGCGGAATTTGAAGAGCTCGCAAAGCGCGGAACGGAAAACCCTGAGGCGTTCGAGAATTATCTTCGCGGACGTTATCACTTCAATAGCTTTACCGAGGAAGGCTTCGCCCAAGCTTTCGTCAGTTTTCACAAAGCGATCGCCGCCGACCCCAACTACGCTCTTGCCTACACGGGTATTGCGGATTATTACGCGTGGCTCGGTATAATCGGCGTTCTTCCGCCGAATGAATGCTTCCAGCCCGGCATCGCTGCCGCGCAAAAGGCCGTAGAACTCGATCCGCAGTTGTCGGAGGCCAACGCTACCCTAGGCTTTTGTCTTCACGCCGGAAACCTTGATTGGTCAAAGGCGGAAACCTATTTGCTCAAGGCCCTAGAACTAAATCCGGCCAACGCGAAGGCGCACGTTTGGTATTCGATTGTACTGTTCACCGAAGGGCGCTTTTCGGAGGCGCTACAGTTTGCCGAACGCGGCGCCGAACTCGACCCATTGACCCCGTTTAACCATCACAACATCGCTTGGGGGCTCTACTATAGCCGACGCTTTTCCGAGGCCCGTACCCGTTACGAAAAGGTCGTTCGCGATTTTCCTGGCTATGGTCTTGGACATTACGGCCTAAGCAAAGTGCTGCGCGCTCTTGATGAACCTCGGCGGGCGATCGAGGAAATTGAGAAAGCGATCGCTCTGATGGGGGACGGGCTCTTCGCCAAAACAGCAAACGTAGAGGCATTGGCTGTCGCCGGCAGGGATGATGAAGCTTGCGAAGCGGCTGGTGAACTTGAAGAGCTGGCCGGAAAAAGATACGTCTCGCCTTACCAGATGGCGCTCGGTTATGTTGAGCTTGGTGAACACGAAAAAGCGATCGAGAAGCTCCGGGAGGCGCTCGATTCGCGCGAGGCATGGCTAAATTGGCTCGGTGTGGAGCCCGCGTTCGATCCGATACGAAGCGATCCGCGATTCGACGAGATTCTTGAAGGGACCGGATATCGAATGCTCTTCAAGCGATTCTCCGAAAGCGGCTACCGCCTCGGGCACGATACTGATGGCAGCCTCTCCCGAAACGAAGAGAAGACAACGCTCGTTATTAGCGACGGCCCCGACACCGCCGGAATGGATACCGCCCGCGCAAAGATCGGCGGTTTCCCGAGCAAGATCGCTGCGGCACTCGCCGGACTTTTGATCCTTGCAGGTATTGGATATTTCGTGCTGCCCGTGTTTTTTGGAAGCTCTTTACGGGGTGCTTCCGAGCGGCCATTCACCACACCGACGATCGTTGTGCTTCCCTTCCGCACGGTACAGGATGACAAGTTCAATCTGGGTGTTGGGCTTGCCGACGCATTGACGCACAAACTCGGCAACATCAAGGGGCTCCAGGTGATCTCAGCAAACACTGCCCGAACGATGAACGAAGACGACCTCACGGCGATCACCTCAACAGGTGCGAACTTTTTTGTGAAAGGTGAACTCTCGGTTCAGAACGGCGTCTCAACACTTAGGGCGGAGATGATAAATACTGCGTCCGGTTCGAGCGTTTTGCAAGAGACCTTCGCCGCCGACGAGACCGGTCTTTTCTCGCTTCAGACCGAGCTGGCCGAGCGTATTTGGGCGACGCTTCGAATAGAGCCTCTTGCTCTTGAACGCTATCAGGTCGAAAAGAGCTACACCGAAAATCCCGAGGCCTACGAATTTTACCTCATAGGGCGGTATCAACTAACGCGTCGTTCCGCCACAGACCTGCGACAGGCGATCACGACCTTCGGCCAGTCGCTCGCAAAGGACGGAAACTTTGCACTCGCCTACGTCGGAATGGCCGAAGCGTACCTACTTCTCAAGCTGTACGACACGAAAGCTCCGGCGGATTCGTACGAGAAGGCTCGAGAATACGTTGACCGCGCATTAAGCATTGATGACGGGCTCGCCGAGGCCCACTCCGCCGATGCATATTTGAAGTTTTACGCAGCCCGCGACCGCCAAGGAGCGGAACTTGCTTATCGCCGGGCGATCCAGTTAAACCCATCGCTCTCGCAGGCCCATCATTGGTTCGCTTTATTCCTCTCGGCCACGGGTAAACACGTTGAGGCCGCCCAGGAGATCGAGAATGCACGAAAGCTTGACCCGCGGTCGCCGGCGGTCCGGTCTGCCTCGGCGATGGCGAGCTTTTGCGCCGGAAACTACGAGGGGGCGATCCGCGAGACCAATTCGGTGCTGACCGAGGAACCGTCATTCATTCCTGCGTTGAAAGTGAAACGATGGACAGCCTCGGCGATGAATGACATCCCCCTTGCCCAGGCAGTCTTCAGAAAAGAGATCAATTACGGCAACGGCGATCTTGGCGACCCGAGTTGGCTCCTGATCGAATTACAGACGCGTGACCCGCAAGTTGACCGCGAAGCTTCGATCCAGACGCTCAGCGAGGTTGCTGCGAATACTGCGATCGCCGGGAACGCCTATGCTTTCGCCTATGAGGAAGCACTTGCTTTCATGCATTATGGCGTCGCTGACAAAGCTCTGGACGCACTCGAACGAGCGGAATCAGCATCATCACATGGGATCAACTTCCTTGAGGTCGATCCGCGGTTTGATGCGATTCGCAATGAGGCCCGCTTCCAACGCCTGCTGAACAAACTCAAAAGCCCTGCCGAAAAGTAA
- a CDS encoding HD domain-containing protein codes for MSKPKLIYIVIPTLLVVGLLPLILTGWFLSERSGTELRAVENRYQIQLVQEKARSLEMFLQRQLDLVGGLSSGFALAGTPEIYNQVRTDMQLEEKLRENPDVLALFVTPPTGETLALYRPGNIGKQQIDTIANTLIASSQGSSTMISRATVAEGSNESVVAIGSRIGGKDGAGSVIAIVSLTNIGKILVGKDAVSEEQMWAAGLPIILIVDGAGRAIFHPDPQVAQQQRPLTSLRIVSEWQQSSEQIQSGLVPFVGEFGGNEHSMIGAYSTVDFGQNAKFGVITMQDEAKALASVGEMRTQTWIISLAFGLFASLFGLFVARQLAQPILRLSEAAETVANGDLSTRVEVGGVKETATLGSAFNTMSDRLEEHIRRLAQAAQENRELFVGTVKALAAAIDGKDKYTRGHSERVARISVAIGKEMNLPEDELEALRISALLHDVGKIAIDDSILKKPAALTAEEFDIMKTHPVKGYKIMSQIPGMDAFLPGMYMHHEMVNGEGYPQGLKGDEIPLQGKIVSVADTFDAMTIDRPYSKGMVLSEALDRIRGLVGTRYDGAVVEALVRGCQKGLIGRGVVQQIATNVKEGERGVNVGIAQNLKLNSGHDSAELPQVGNNGVSGAQATRNVAG; via the coding sequence ATGTCCAAACCTAAACTGATCTACATTGTAATCCCCACACTGCTGGTCGTCGGCCTTTTACCGCTGATTCTTACCGGCTGGTTCCTCTCTGAAAGGAGCGGGACGGAGTTGCGCGCGGTTGAAAACCGATATCAGATACAGCTCGTTCAAGAAAAGGCCCGGTCGCTTGAGATGTTCCTTCAACGGCAGCTCGACCTTGTCGGCGGCCTTTCCAGCGGATTCGCGCTTGCAGGAACGCCTGAGATCTATAATCAGGTGCGAACGGATATGCAGCTCGAAGAGAAGCTGCGCGAAAATCCCGACGTTTTAGCACTTTTCGTTACGCCACCGACCGGCGAGACCCTCGCACTCTATCGGCCCGGAAACATCGGTAAGCAGCAAATCGACACAATTGCTAATACACTGATCGCGTCATCACAGGGCTCGTCTACGATGATCTCGAGAGCGACGGTTGCCGAGGGCTCGAACGAAAGTGTAGTGGCGATCGGCTCACGCATAGGCGGAAAGGACGGTGCCGGCTCCGTCATTGCCATCGTTAGCCTAACGAATATCGGCAAAATTCTTGTTGGAAAGGACGCGGTTTCCGAAGAGCAGATGTGGGCCGCCGGCTTGCCGATCATTTTGATCGTGGACGGTGCCGGACGTGCGATATTCCATCCGGATCCGCAGGTCGCCCAGCAGCAGCGTCCACTTACCTCACTTAGGATCGTTAGCGAATGGCAGCAGTCTAGCGAACAGATTCAGTCCGGTCTCGTGCCCTTCGTCGGGGAATTCGGCGGGAATGAGCACTCGATGATCGGAGCATATTCCACAGTTGACTTCGGCCAGAATGCGAAATTTGGCGTCATTACGATGCAGGACGAGGCAAAGGCCCTTGCTTCGGTCGGCGAGATGCGCACGCAGACGTGGATCATAAGCCTTGCGTTCGGACTCTTCGCGTCACTTTTTGGCCTATTTGTGGCGCGTCAGCTCGCGCAACCGATCTTGCGTCTTTCCGAGGCGGCCGAGACCGTCGCAAATGGCGACCTTTCGACCCGTGTCGAGGTCGGCGGTGTCAAAGAAACCGCAACGCTCGGCTCTGCTTTCAATACGATGAGCGACCGGCTCGAAGAGCACATCCGTCGGCTCGCTCAAGCCGCGCAAGAAAACAGGGAACTTTTTGTCGGAACGGTTAAGGCTCTTGCCGCCGCAATTGACGGTAAGGACAAGTACACACGCGGCCATTCAGAACGCGTCGCTCGCATCTCGGTTGCGATCGGCAAGGAAATGAACTTACCCGAAGACGAGCTCGAAGCCCTCCGTATCAGTGCCTTGCTGCACGACGTCGGCAAGATCGCCATCGACGACAGCATTCTCAAAAAGCCCGCTGCTCTCACTGCTGAAGAGTTCGATATCATGAAGACCCATCCGGTCAAGGGTTACAAGATCATGTCGCAGATACCCGGAATGGACGCGTTCCTCCCGGGAATGTATATGCACCACGAGATGGTCAATGGCGAAGGCTATCCGCAAGGCTTAAAGGGCGATGAGATACCGCTGCAAGGGAAGATCGTCTCCGTCGCAGATACTTTCGATGCAATGACCATCGACCGGCCGTATTCCAAGGGAATGGTTCTCAGCGAGGCCCTCGATCGGATTCGGGGGCTTGTCGGCACACGCTACGATGGGGCGGTTGTTGAAGCTCTTGTCCGGGGATGTCAAAAAGGCTTGATCGGCCGCGGCGTTGTTCAGCAGATCGCGACGAACGTCAAAGAAGGCGAGCGCGGCGTAAATGTCGGCATCGCACAAAATCTTAAACTAAACAGCGGCCATGATTCGGCCGAGCTCCCTCAAGTTGGAAACAATGGAGTTTCAGGAGCACAAGCTACAAGAAACGTGGCAGGTTGA